The DNA window GTAGCTAGACCTAAAAGAAGTAGAATGGCATTTCCCAAGATGATAGCAGCAACAGAAGAGGCAAAACCGTAAGTTTGGTAAAGTGTTTGCCCAATAACGATGACAGGCAAGCAGATAACGCCACCTATTTGAATACTTGATAATTGCCACCAATTACGTTGATTATCCATATGTTTATCCCTCAAATAATTTAAAAGAAGTCTTATAGTGCAATGACTAGTTTCCAAACAATATAAAAGAAATTTTTGTTTTTTTGAAGAAGCAAATCATGAGGGGCTTTGATTTAGCTAAATGTATGATTAATCGGCTCTAAAACTATAAAGCAGCCACAAAGAAATCTCCTTACGCTTTGCTCTAGCAATTTTTTAAGGAGCAGGTTAAATATCTATCATGGTATAGAGTAAAATCAAGTATAAAAGTGTGGAGTTGGCATGGCAAACATGATCTATCGTTCTCATCCCTGGCATGGCCTTTCTTTAGGGCCTCTGATGCCTCAAATTGTTAATTGTTATATTGAAATCGTGCCTACGGATACGATAAAATACGAACTTGATAAAGAAACCGGGATCCTAAAAGTCGATAGGCCTCAAAAGTATTCAAGTGTGTGTCCCAGCTTATATGGATTGCTACCTAAGACCTATTGCGGCCCTCATTTAGCTAGTTATTGTATGCAAAAGACTGGTCTTAAAAGTATTGAAGGCGATGGAGATCCTTTGGATATCTGCGTGTTCACTGAAAAAGTCATTCCTAGGGGAGACATTATTTTAAAAGCCATTCCTATTGGTGGATTTCGATTGATTGATGGAAATGAGGCAGATGATAAAATTATTGCTGTGATGGCAGACGATTTGGTTTATGGCAGCCTGCAAAATATTCATGAATGTTCGCCAAGCTTGATTGAAAGGCTACGTCATTATTTTCTAACTTATAAAGATTCCCCCGAAAGGACGTATAGCACTGTCCAAATTACTCATATCTATGATGTTAAAGAAGCCCATCATGTGATTAAACTCGCTCTTCAAGACTATGAAGATAAATATGGATCTGCTTCCAAGTCAGAAAATTTTTGGTAAAATAGTTGTCATACCCATGCAAAAGTATGGCTAGAGAATGAATCCTATGAGAGGGCAATCAAGAGCAATTATATTGAAAAAGGTGGCAAGAATGGTTATTGTGAAAGCGAAGAGCACTCCTAGTATGAACCCTACGGTTAACTCTTCAAATAAGGAACTAACTTAATGAGTCCTTTAATTTTTTTAGTGCTAGGTTTTATATTAATATTTATAGAGTTTTATCTGCCAGGTGCCCTAATGGGAATTATCGGAGGTATTTGCATATTAGCCAGCTTTAGCATGTTTGCTAGGCAAACAGAATCTTTCCTCTTGTTTATCTTATATGTGATGGGGAGTGGCGTGGCTCTTGCTTTTTTAATTAAATTTGCTCTCTGGCGCATTCGTACCGAAAAGCCTCAGCATAGCATTTACTCTGCAGATACCCAAGATGGTTATCGTGCTGTCAATTATGATGCTTCCACTATAGGCAAGTCAGCAGTAGTGTTGACAGATTTAAAACCTGGGGGATTTATTATCGTAGAAGGAAAACAGCAACCTGCTATTTCTCAGGAAGGTTATCTAGCTAAAGGGACTAAAGTTCTTGTGATTAGCGGCAATGAATCTAATTTAATTGTTAGAAAGGAATAAAACATGACTCATCAACTATTGGCCTTGCATTTAAGCTCGGAATTATATTTTTTACTGATTGTTCTTGCATTGGCTTCCCTTATTATTTTAAGCATGCTAGGAAAGTTTCTTAGTTTTTGGTTCCAAGCTTTTGTGTCGGGTACTCCGATCCCTTTATTTAACTTAATCGGTATGAGTTTGCGTAAAATTCCTCTACGAGTCATCGTCAACGCGCGCATTAATCTGTTTAAAGCTGGGCTAAAGCAAGTGACTGTCTCAGACTTGGAAACACACTACCTAGCTGGCGGCCATGTCTCTGAGGTGGCTACAGCTCTTATAGCTGCTGATAAAGCCAATATTCAGCTCGATTGGCGCCGTGCTACAGCGATTGATTTGGCAGGAAGAGACCTTCGTGATGCGGTACAGACCTCGGTAAATCCCAAAGTAATTGACTGCCCTAGCCATGGTGGCTACATCACAGGAGTAGCTAAAGATGGCATTCAAATCAATGTCCGCGCTCGGGTAACTGTAAGAACAAATATTGCGCAATTAGTAGGCGGCGCTACTGAAGAGACGATTATCGCTCGCGTGGGTGAAGGGATTGTGACCGCTATTGGTAGTTCTGAAACGCATTTACATGTACTTGAATCTCCTCATAAAATTTCGCAGGTTGTTTTGGAAAAAGGACTTGATTCTTCTACTGCTTTTGTTATTCTTTCTATTGATATTGTGGAAATGAACTTAGGCGAAAATATCGGTGCCAAGCTGCGTGCTGATAAAGCGGAATCCGATAAACGTATCTTCCAAGCTGAAGCAGAAAAAAGGCGAGCAATGGCCGCTGCGATGGAACAGGAAAATATGGCTAAGGTTAAAGACATGGAGGCTAAGTTAATTGAGGCTCAGTCTTCTATTCCTATGGCAATTGCCGAATCTTTTCGCTCAGGGCACATAGGCATTATGGATTTTACCCGTTATGAAAATATTCTTGCCGATACCAAAATGCGTAAATCTATCGCCGAAGAAAGTGACGATCGAAAAAAATAAGCCAGAAGCTTGATAGGCCTTAGCTAAGCTAATAAAAAATAAGGCCTTCAAGCTGCTTTCAGGTGTAAAAGTAAGCTTGTAGAGGAAATAATAAAAATTTTAAGAAAGCTTTGCTCTCAGCCATCCTATTAACAACTTTGTATAGGGAAAATTAAAATGCATATTATCGATACGATAGGTTTTTTAGTAAGCGTAGCAGCCATGCTTTATATGCTCATTAAGCTTGTTCAGCCTAATAAAAGATCTAAAAAACTTGCAAGCATCCAAGATGATGACCCCTTACAAGCTGAAAGATTGCACGATTTTCTTCATTCCTTAAATGCTGATATGGAGAAAAGCAAAAATTTTACTCACCACCCTCCCAAAAACTTAAAGCCCGTAAGCCTACCCCCCGAGTATAAGAAAAAAACCATCTATCATCAACCTGCTCACCAAAAGAAAGCTTTTAGAGAGGAAAATAAATTTAAATCCAATTTAGATGGCTTTCAGGTGCGCAATCAGATTGAAGAACGCCAATTTAATATGAATAGTAAAAATAAATATGAAGGGGATTATGGCGACCATCTCTTAAGCCAAGGCTTCCGGGAAAATAAGTCTGCTCCTCCTTTGATTTATAAGCGCTCTTCTCGTGTTAAAAGTTTAATTCATCATCTTCCTACTAAAAAAGATCTTATCCTCATTCACGAGGTTTTAAATCCTCCTAAGGGTTTTAGATTTTAACTATGTCAATCCTCGATAATTACCGAGCCTTACAACAAGAAATTGCGGAAACAGCCAACGCCTGTAATAGAAAGATAGAAGAGATTAAACTGATTGCTGTCACTAAAAAGCAACCTTGGGAATCTATTTCTTCCCTTTATAAAGAAGGGTGCCAAAATTTTGGAGAGAATAGAATCCAAGAAGCTCTCTCTAAGATTAAACAAGCTCCTCAGGAGTGCCAGTGGCACTTTATTGGACCTTTGCAAAAAAATAAAGTGCGCAAAGCGGTGGGCCCTTTTGTTTTAATTCATTCGGTAGATTCTTTAGAATTAGCTAGTAAAATAGCAGAGGTATCCAAGCAATTAAATTTAACTACAGCTATTTTACTTCAAGTAAACACTTCTCAAGAAAAATC is part of the Neochlamydia sp. AcF84 genome and encodes:
- a CDS encoding NfeD family protein, whose translation is MSPLIFLVLGFILIFIEFYLPGALMGIIGGICILASFSMFARQTESFLLFILYVMGSGVALAFLIKFALWRIRTEKPQHSIYSADTQDGYRAVNYDASTIGKSAVVLTDLKPGGFIIVEGKQQPAISQEGYLAKGTKVLVISGNESNLIVRKE
- the floA gene encoding flotillin-like protein FloA (flotillin-like protein involved in membrane lipid rafts); translated protein: MTHQLLALHLSSELYFLLIVLALASLIILSMLGKFLSFWFQAFVSGTPIPLFNLIGMSLRKIPLRVIVNARINLFKAGLKQVTVSDLETHYLAGGHVSEVATALIAADKANIQLDWRRATAIDLAGRDLRDAVQTSVNPKVIDCPSHGGYITGVAKDGIQINVRARVTVRTNIAQLVGGATEETIIARVGEGIVTAIGSSETHLHVLESPHKISQVVLEKGLDSSTAFVILSIDIVEMNLGENIGAKLRADKAESDKRIFQAEAEKRRAMAAAMEQENMAKVKDMEAKLIEAQSSIPMAIAESFRSGHIGIMDFTRYENILADTKMRKSIAEESDDRKK
- a CDS encoding YggS family pyridoxal phosphate-dependent enzyme, encoding MSILDNYRALQQEIAETANACNRKIEEIKLIAVTKKQPWESISSLYKEGCQNFGENRIQEALSKIKQAPQECQWHFIGPLQKNKVRKAVGPFVLIHSVDSLELASKIAEVSKQLNLTTAILLQVNTSQEKSKQGMSYEECYQNFNDFLSLPHLEVQGLMTMAPLTDNEKIIAKSFERLRGLKESLLKDYKPFNQLPHLSMGMSQDFKLAIREGATLLRIGSKIWH
- a CDS encoding inorganic pyrophosphatase; its protein translation is MANMIYRSHPWHGLSLGPLMPQIVNCYIEIVPTDTIKYELDKETGILKVDRPQKYSSVCPSLYGLLPKTYCGPHLASYCMQKTGLKSIEGDGDPLDICVFTEKVIPRGDIILKAIPIGGFRLIDGNEADDKIIAVMADDLVYGSLQNIHECSPSLIERLRHYFLTYKDSPERTYSTVQITHIYDVKEAHHVIKLALQDYEDKYGSASKSENFW